One region of Esox lucius isolate fEsoLuc1 chromosome 17, fEsoLuc1.pri, whole genome shotgun sequence genomic DNA includes:
- the padi2 gene encoding protein-arginine deiminase type-2 isoform X2 → MLLITMGTASEMENDSKLSVLYYGEKTKELGKAVVHFTAVEISLDVDADRDGQVERNNPNKGSWMWGPNGHGAILLVNCDSERVYGKKLDTLSAEVTRVSDLKDMSPMMLRTRGPPKLPQGYKLAIHISQGDAETVRVYKTRSTEGVHQTLKNLFYNSFVKDYPLVLGFKNLSKEVPYPGGNAEMKFYVEGLRFPDKDFEGLITISLSLLEPSSGDFPETPIFTDKVVFRVAPWIMTPNTLNPVEVFVCSTSDNYEFLKGMRKLVEKSGYKLKICYEYMNRQDRWMQDEIEFGYIDSPHQHFPVVLDSPRDGGLQDFPYEELLGPDFGYVTRTAYNEVVSSLDSFGNLEVSPPVTVNGRNYPLGRIIIGVAFPTATEGRNMTKVVQDFLWAQKVQRPIALFSDWLVVGHVDEFMTFVPAPDKKGFRLLLASPDAAYKLFRGLQKDGHGQAKMFDGLGPGQEITVDEILSDEKLLAENNYVQSCIDWNRDVLKRELGLDDDDIIDLPILFHVIEDNRAVAYYPDMVNMIVLGKNLGIPKPFGPKVDGRCVLETEMTNLMKGLGVRCTYIDDFASYHKNLGEVHCGSNVRREPFSFKWWNLEM, encoded by the exons ATGTTACTTATCACCATGGGCACAGCCAGTGAAATGGAAAATGATAGTAAG CTGTCGGTCCTGTATTATggagagaagacaaaggaaTTGGGGAAAGCTGTGGTTCACTTCACAGCTGTTG AAATCTCTCTGGATGTAGATGCTGATCGTGATGGCCAGGTGGAAAGGAATAACCCAAACAAG GGTTCTTGGATGTGGGGGCCTAACGGCCATGGTGCCATACTGCTGGTCAACTGTGACTCGGAGCGCGTCTacgggaagaagctggacactTTGAGTGCTGAGGTCACCAGAGTCTCCG ATCTTAAAGACATGTCTCCCATGATGCTGCGGACTCGTGGCCCTCCCAAGCTTCCACAGGGCTACAAGCTGGCCATTCACATCTCTCAGGGTGATGCAGAGACTGTGAGGGTCTATAAGACCAGGTCCACAGAAGGCGTTCATCAAACCCTGA AAAACCTGTTCTACAATAGCTTTGTGAAGGACTACCCACTGGTGCTGGGCTTTAAGAATCTGTCCAAGGAAGTACCTTACCCCGGTGGAAACGCTGAGATGAAATTCTACGTTGAGGGCCTGAGGTTCCCTGACAAAGACTTTGAGGGTCTTATCACCATCAGCCTCAGCCTGCTGGAGCCCAGCTCTGGG GACTTTCCTGAGACACCCATCTTTACAGACAAGGTGGTGTTCAGAGTGGCTCCCTGGATCATGACACCCAATACGCTCAATCCTGTTGAGGTCTTCGTCTGCAG CACATCAGATAATTATGAGTTCCTGAAGGGAATGCGAAAGCTGGTGGAGAAAAGTGGGTATAAGTTGAAGATTTGCTATGAGTATATGAACAGACAAGACCGCTGGATGCAG GATGAGATAGAGTTTGGCTACATTGACTCCCCTCACCAGCATTTCCCTGTTGTGCTTGATTCTCCACGAGACGGAGGACTACAGGACTTCCCTTATGAGGAGTTACTA GGTCCAGACTTTGGCTATGTGACAAGGACGGCATATAATGAGGTAGTGAGCAGCCTGGACTCGTTTGGTAATTTGGAGGTAAGCCCTCCTGTCACCGTAAATGGAAGGAACTACCCTCTGGGCAGGATTATCATTGGAGTGGCCTTTCCTAC ggctacaGAAGGCCGCAACATGACCAAAGTAGTGCAAGACTTCCTGTGGGCTCAGAAAGTCCAGAGGCCCATTGCACTGTTCTCTGACTGGCTCGTTGTTGGACATGTGGATGAATTCATGACTTTTGTACCAGCTCCTGACAAAAAG GGATTCCGGCTGTTGCTCGCCAGCCCTGATGCAGCCTACAAATTGTTCAGGGGTTTACAGAAGGACGGACATGGACAAGCCAAAATGTTTGATG gtCTTGGACCAGGACAGGAGATTACAGTAGATGAGATTCTGAGTGATGAGAAACTCCTGGCAGAAAACAACTATGTCCAG AGCTGTATAGACTGGAACAGGGATGTGCTGAAGAGGGAGCTTGGTCTAGACGACGATGACATCATTGACTTACCCATCCTTTTCCATGTGATTGAGGACAACAGGGCAGTAGCCTACTACCCAGATATG GTGAACATGATTGTGTTGGGGAAGAACTTGGGCATTCCTAAGCCATTTGGTCCCAAGGTGGATGGGCGTTGCGTCCTGGAGACAGAAATGACCAACCTCATGAAGGGCCTTGGAGTCCGCTGTACATACATAGATGACTTTGCCTCCTACCACAAAAATCTTGGAGAGGTTCACTGTGGCTCCAATGTCCGCAGGGAACCGTTCTCCTTTAAATGGTGGAACCTGGAGATGTGA
- the lrig2 gene encoding leucine-rich repeats and immunoglobulin-like domains protein 2 isoform X2: MNHNDLTAVPNLGEVSSNITTLSLVHNRISELWMHQLQPYISLETLDLSSNSILEIKAGAFPPMQLKYLNLSNNKISILEPGCFDNISSTLLILKLNRNRMTVLPNKVFRLPQLQFLEIKRNKIKMVDGLIFKGMDLLKSLKLQRNGITKLMDGAFFGLNNMEELELEHNNLTEVNKGWLYGLRMLRVLRVSQNSISIIRPDAWEFCQKLEELDLSVNYLTRLEETAFIGLGLLENLNLGENLISHLGEGVFNSLVHLRSLDIRNNEISWAIEDSIGVFVGMKKLNTLTLQQNHIKSITKNAFEGLEELEHLDLRQNGIMSIHPDSLSHMKLKEFVLNSSSLLCDCQLQWLGPWLTKNHFLQSVSAVCAHPASLLGQNVLSVSLEELVCDDFPKPRITEHPETITALRGTNITLTCLASSSSDSPMMTAWRKDGEVLYNAEVQNYARYQDGELVYTTVLHLLNVNFTDEGRYQCVVSNHFGANYSNRAKLTVNELPSFLKTPMDLTIRTGTMARLECAAEGHPSPQIAWQKDGGTDFPAARERRMHVMPDDDIFFIANVKTEDMGVYSCTALNAAGSLSANATLTVLETPSFMRPLEDRMVARGETAVLQCIAGGSPAPRLNWTKDDGPLVLTERHFFAAANQLLIIVDAGPADAGKYTCIMSNTLGTERGHIYLSVSPSANCDAAGGYDQDGWTTVGIVVIVVVCCVVGTSLVWVIVIYHMRRKSEDYSITNTDDMNLPADIPSYLSSQGTLSEPQEGYSNSEAGSHQQLMPPLSNGYIHKGTDGVCYGDAGGEVDSEANGMLHYRMGSLFTGRSSFHPGEAREGLAGLPIGGAGPLVICSDCYDNANIYSPTREYCPYAFLAEDDPLDKSLSGIMAQLPKDTQHEDTALESLINNQDSSVFVTSHDLTKRMSTALIPSETHYGSDVPSRPFWGEGKDFSTEPHLGLSQQPVYKTPHESSVGEGGEKRRVEGDVSFAQSTEDHRCASYRTKPQEHTHAPT, from the exons ATGAATCATAATGATCTGACTGCTGTTCCAAACCTTGGAGAAGTATCCTCAAACATCACAACACTTTCACT CGTCCACAACCGGATCTCAGAACTGTGGATGCATCAACTGCAGCCATACATCTCCTTGGAGACACTTGACCTGTCATCAAACTCCATTTTGGAGATCAAGGCTGGAGCCTTCCCACCCATGCAGCTGAAATACCT AAATTTAAGCAATAACAAGATCAGCATCCTTGAACCAGGATGCTTTGACAACATCTCCAGCACCCTGCTGATCCTGAAGCTGAACAGGAACAGAATGACAGTGTTGCCAAACAAAGTGTTTAGGCTGCCCCAGCTGCAGTTTCT GGAAATAAAGCGTAACAAGATCAAGATGGTGGACGGTCTGATCTTCAAAGGAATGGACTTACTGAAATCACTGAAGTTGCAGCGGAATGGCATCACCAAGTTGATGGACGGGGCTTTCTTTGGACTTAACAACATGGAAGAGCT AGAGCTGGAGCACAACAACCTGACGGAGGTCAACAAAGGCTGGCTGTATGGTCTGCGCATGCTGCGTGTGCTGCGGGTTAGCCAGAACAGCATCAGCATCATTCGGCCAGATGCCTGGGAATTCTGCCAAAAGCTTGAAGAACT GGATCTGTCCGTCAACTACCTGACCCGACTGGAGGAGACAGCGTTTATTGGACTGGGTCTTCTGGAGAACCTGAACCTGGGAGAGAACTTAATCAGTCACCTTGGGGAGGGAGTTTTCAACAGCCTGGTACATCTGCGCTCACT GGACATAAGGAATAATGAGATCTCTTGGGCCATTGAGGATTCCATTGGTGTGTTTGTTGGAATGAAGAAGCTGAATACATT GACTCTCCAGCAAAATCATATCAAATCAATCACAAAGAATGCCTTTGAGGGTCTAGAGGAACTTGAGCACCT GGATCTCCGCCAGAATGGGATCATGTCCATCCACCCTGATTCTTTGTCTCACATGAAGCTGAAAGAGTT TGTCCTGAACTCCAGCAGCCTGCTGTGTGATTGCCAGCTGCAGTGGTTGGGGCCGTGGTTGACTAAGAACCACTTCCTGCAATCTGTTTCCGCTGTGTGTGCTCATCCTGCCAGCCTGCTGGGCCAGAAcgttctgtctgtcagtctggagGAACTTGTTTGCG ATGACTTTCCAAAGCCCCGGATCACTGAGCACCCCGAGACTATCACGGCCCTGCGGGGAACCAACATCACCCTGACCTGCCTGGCGTCCAGCAGCAGTGACTCCCCCATGATGACGGCCTGGAGGAAGGACGGGGAGGTGCTCTACAATGCAGAAGTGCAGAACTACGCCCGCTACCAGGACGGAGAGCTGGTTTACACCACAGTGCTGCATCTGCTCAACGTCAACTTCACAGACGAAGGACGCTATCAGTGTGTTGTCTCCAACCATTTTGGTGCCAACTACTCCAACAGGGCCAAGCTCACTGTCAATG AGCTACCTTCCTTCCTGAAGACGCCCATGGATCTGACCATCCGCACGGGCACTATGGCCAGGCTGGAGTGTGCCGCTGAGGGTCACCCCTCGCCCCAGATCGCTTGGCAGAAGGACGGAGGCACAGATTTCCCCGCCGCCCGGGAGAGAAGGATGCACGTCATGCCAGACGATGACATCTTCTTCATCGCCAATGTGAAGACGGAGGACATGGGCGTGTACAGCTGCACAGCCCTGAATGCTGCAGGAAGCCTGTCAGCCAACGCTACACTCACTGTGCTAG AAACCCCATCCTTCATGCGTCCCCTGGAGGATCGGATGGTGGCCCGCGGGGAGACGGCGGTCCTCCAGTGTATTGCGGGTGGCAGCCCCGCGCCGCGCCTCAACTGGACCAAAGACGACGGCCCCCTGGTCCTCACCGAACGCCACTTCTTTGCCGCCGCCAACCAGCTGCTCATCATCGTGGACGCGGGGCCGGCCGACGCGGGGAAGTACACGTGCATCATGTCCAACACGCTGGGCACGGAGCGCGGCCACATCTACCTCAGCGTTTCGCCCTCGGCCAACTGCGACGCAGCCGGCGGCTACGACCAGGACGGCTGGACCACGGTGGGCATCGTGGTGATTGTGGTGGTTTGCTGCGTGGTGGGCACCTCGCTGGTCTGGGTCATCGTCATCTACCACATGCGCCGGAAGAGTGAGGACTACAGCATCACCAACACAGACGACATGAACCTGCCTGCGGACATCCCCAGCTACCTGTCCTCACAGGGTACATTGTCTGAGCCCCAGGAGGGATACAGCAACTCTGAGGCTGGGAGCCACCAGCAGCTGATGCCACCATTGTCCAATGGCTACATCCACAAGGGCACTGACG gtgtgtgttatggTGACGCCGGGGGCGAGGTGGACAGTGAGGCCAATGGGATGCTACACTACCGCATGGGCTCTCTGTTTACAGGACGAAGCAGCTTCCATCCTGGAGAGGCCCGTGAGGGACTTGCTGGGTTGCCTATAG GCGGTGCAGGGCCGCTGGTCATCTGCTCCGACTGCTACGACAACGCTAATATCTACTCTCCAACACGCGAGTACTGTCCTTACGCCTTCCTGGCTGAGGATGACCCTCTGGACAAGAGTCTGTCTGGCATCATGGCCCAGCTCCCTAAGGACACCCAGCATGAGGACACAGCCCTGGAAAGCCTCATCAACAACCAGGACTCCTCTGTCTTCGTAACCAGCCATGACCTCACCAAGAGAATGAGTACAGCCCTAATCCCATCAGAAACACACTACGGCTCTG
- the padi2 gene encoding protein-arginine deiminase type-2 isoform X1, producing the protein MEQASSAGLSNLDQQLNKRKVVDQTGPYQRTFRLDFQKTSRAVYVVGSVLKANLKRNAPPGSNYFSVKCSPRVQYRISPPPAENGLLPIPINGNTMLLITMGTASEMENDSKLSVLYYGEKTKELGKAVVHFTAVEISLDVDADRDGQVERNNPNKGSWMWGPNGHGAILLVNCDSERVYGKKLDTLSAEVTRVSDLKDMSPMMLRTRGPPKLPQGYKLAIHISQGDAETVRVYKTRSTEGVHQTLKNLFYNSFVKDYPLVLGFKNLSKEVPYPGGNAEMKFYVEGLRFPDKDFEGLITISLSLLEPSSGDFPETPIFTDKVVFRVAPWIMTPNTLNPVEVFVCSTSDNYEFLKGMRKLVEKSGYKLKICYEYMNRQDRWMQDEIEFGYIDSPHQHFPVVLDSPRDGGLQDFPYEELLGPDFGYVTRTAYNEVVSSLDSFGNLEVSPPVTVNGRNYPLGRIIIGVAFPTATEGRNMTKVVQDFLWAQKVQRPIALFSDWLVVGHVDEFMTFVPAPDKKGFRLLLASPDAAYKLFRGLQKDGHGQAKMFDGLGPGQEITVDEILSDEKLLAENNYVQSCIDWNRDVLKRELGLDDDDIIDLPILFHVIEDNRAVAYYPDMVNMIVLGKNLGIPKPFGPKVDGRCVLETEMTNLMKGLGVRCTYIDDFASYHKNLGEVHCGSNVRREPFSFKWWNLEM; encoded by the exons ATGGAGCAGGCTTCTTCGGCCGGGTTGTCAAATCTCGATCAGCAGCTTAACAAGAGAAAAGTCGTTGACCAAACTGGACCGTATCAACGGACATTTCGTCTCGACTTCCAGAAAACTTCCAGGGCTGTTTACGTTGTTGGCTCGGTGCTGAAAGCGAACCTGAAAAG AAATGCCCCTCCTGGTTCCAATTACTTCTCTGTTAAGTGCAGCCCCAGAGTGCAATACAGGATCTCCCCACCTCCAGCGGAGAATGGGCTGCTCCCTATTCCTATCAATGGAAATACCATGTTACTTATCACCATGGGCACAGCCAGTGAAATGGAAAATGATAGTAAG CTGTCGGTCCTGTATTATggagagaagacaaaggaaTTGGGGAAAGCTGTGGTTCACTTCACAGCTGTTG AAATCTCTCTGGATGTAGATGCTGATCGTGATGGCCAGGTGGAAAGGAATAACCCAAACAAG GGTTCTTGGATGTGGGGGCCTAACGGCCATGGTGCCATACTGCTGGTCAACTGTGACTCGGAGCGCGTCTacgggaagaagctggacactTTGAGTGCTGAGGTCACCAGAGTCTCCG ATCTTAAAGACATGTCTCCCATGATGCTGCGGACTCGTGGCCCTCCCAAGCTTCCACAGGGCTACAAGCTGGCCATTCACATCTCTCAGGGTGATGCAGAGACTGTGAGGGTCTATAAGACCAGGTCCACAGAAGGCGTTCATCAAACCCTGA AAAACCTGTTCTACAATAGCTTTGTGAAGGACTACCCACTGGTGCTGGGCTTTAAGAATCTGTCCAAGGAAGTACCTTACCCCGGTGGAAACGCTGAGATGAAATTCTACGTTGAGGGCCTGAGGTTCCCTGACAAAGACTTTGAGGGTCTTATCACCATCAGCCTCAGCCTGCTGGAGCCCAGCTCTGGG GACTTTCCTGAGACACCCATCTTTACAGACAAGGTGGTGTTCAGAGTGGCTCCCTGGATCATGACACCCAATACGCTCAATCCTGTTGAGGTCTTCGTCTGCAG CACATCAGATAATTATGAGTTCCTGAAGGGAATGCGAAAGCTGGTGGAGAAAAGTGGGTATAAGTTGAAGATTTGCTATGAGTATATGAACAGACAAGACCGCTGGATGCAG GATGAGATAGAGTTTGGCTACATTGACTCCCCTCACCAGCATTTCCCTGTTGTGCTTGATTCTCCACGAGACGGAGGACTACAGGACTTCCCTTATGAGGAGTTACTA GGTCCAGACTTTGGCTATGTGACAAGGACGGCATATAATGAGGTAGTGAGCAGCCTGGACTCGTTTGGTAATTTGGAGGTAAGCCCTCCTGTCACCGTAAATGGAAGGAACTACCCTCTGGGCAGGATTATCATTGGAGTGGCCTTTCCTAC ggctacaGAAGGCCGCAACATGACCAAAGTAGTGCAAGACTTCCTGTGGGCTCAGAAAGTCCAGAGGCCCATTGCACTGTTCTCTGACTGGCTCGTTGTTGGACATGTGGATGAATTCATGACTTTTGTACCAGCTCCTGACAAAAAG GGATTCCGGCTGTTGCTCGCCAGCCCTGATGCAGCCTACAAATTGTTCAGGGGTTTACAGAAGGACGGACATGGACAAGCCAAAATGTTTGATG gtCTTGGACCAGGACAGGAGATTACAGTAGATGAGATTCTGAGTGATGAGAAACTCCTGGCAGAAAACAACTATGTCCAG AGCTGTATAGACTGGAACAGGGATGTGCTGAAGAGGGAGCTTGGTCTAGACGACGATGACATCATTGACTTACCCATCCTTTTCCATGTGATTGAGGACAACAGGGCAGTAGCCTACTACCCAGATATG GTGAACATGATTGTGTTGGGGAAGAACTTGGGCATTCCTAAGCCATTTGGTCCCAAGGTGGATGGGCGTTGCGTCCTGGAGACAGAAATGACCAACCTCATGAAGGGCCTTGGAGTCCGCTGTACATACATAGATGACTTTGCCTCCTACCACAAAAATCTTGGAGAGGTTCACTGTGGCTCCAATGTCCGCAGGGAACCGTTCTCCTTTAAATGGTGGAACCTGGAGATGTGA
- the lrig2 gene encoding leucine-rich repeats and immunoglobulin-like domains protein 2 isoform X1 gives MAEAWPIPPTLFFMLLSLSACWGLDSCPSPCSCPRGLDLTRILDCNRKRLSAPPLDPPKGITHLTMNHNDLTAVPNLGEVSSNITTLSLVHNRISELWMHQLQPYISLETLDLSSNSILEIKAGAFPPMQLKYLNLSNNKISILEPGCFDNISSTLLILKLNRNRMTVLPNKVFRLPQLQFLEIKRNKIKMVDGLIFKGMDLLKSLKLQRNGITKLMDGAFFGLNNMEELELEHNNLTEVNKGWLYGLRMLRVLRVSQNSISIIRPDAWEFCQKLEELDLSVNYLTRLEETAFIGLGLLENLNLGENLISHLGEGVFNSLVHLRSLDIRNNEISWAIEDSIGVFVGMKKLNTLTLQQNHIKSITKNAFEGLEELEHLDLRQNGIMSIHPDSLSHMKLKEFVLNSSSLLCDCQLQWLGPWLTKNHFLQSVSAVCAHPASLLGQNVLSVSLEELVCDDFPKPRITEHPETITALRGTNITLTCLASSSSDSPMMTAWRKDGEVLYNAEVQNYARYQDGELVYTTVLHLLNVNFTDEGRYQCVVSNHFGANYSNRAKLTVNELPSFLKTPMDLTIRTGTMARLECAAEGHPSPQIAWQKDGGTDFPAARERRMHVMPDDDIFFIANVKTEDMGVYSCTALNAAGSLSANATLTVLETPSFMRPLEDRMVARGETAVLQCIAGGSPAPRLNWTKDDGPLVLTERHFFAAANQLLIIVDAGPADAGKYTCIMSNTLGTERGHIYLSVSPSANCDAAGGYDQDGWTTVGIVVIVVVCCVVGTSLVWVIVIYHMRRKSEDYSITNTDDMNLPADIPSYLSSQGTLSEPQEGYSNSEAGSHQQLMPPLSNGYIHKGTDGVCYGDAGGEVDSEANGMLHYRMGSLFTGRSSFHPGEAREGLAGLPIGGAGPLVICSDCYDNANIYSPTREYCPYAFLAEDDPLDKSLSGIMAQLPKDTQHEDTALESLINNQDSSVFVTSHDLTKRMSTALIPSETHYGSDVPSRPFWGEGKDFSTEPHLGLSQQPVYKTPHESSVGEGGEKRRVEGDVSFAQSTEDHRCASYRTKPQEHTHAPT, from the exons ATGGCGGAAGCTTGGCCCATCCCCCCGACCCTTTTCTTCATGTTGTTGAGTTTGAGTGCCTGCTGGGGGCTGGATTCCTGTCCCTCTCCATGTTCTTGTCCGAGGGGATTAGATCTAACCAGAATCCTGGATTGTAATAGGAAAAGGTTGTCAGCGCCCCCCCTGGATCCACCTAAAGGGATAACGCATCT GACAATGAATCATAATGATCTGACTGCTGTTCCAAACCTTGGAGAAGTATCCTCAAACATCACAACACTTTCACT CGTCCACAACCGGATCTCAGAACTGTGGATGCATCAACTGCAGCCATACATCTCCTTGGAGACACTTGACCTGTCATCAAACTCCATTTTGGAGATCAAGGCTGGAGCCTTCCCACCCATGCAGCTGAAATACCT AAATTTAAGCAATAACAAGATCAGCATCCTTGAACCAGGATGCTTTGACAACATCTCCAGCACCCTGCTGATCCTGAAGCTGAACAGGAACAGAATGACAGTGTTGCCAAACAAAGTGTTTAGGCTGCCCCAGCTGCAGTTTCT GGAAATAAAGCGTAACAAGATCAAGATGGTGGACGGTCTGATCTTCAAAGGAATGGACTTACTGAAATCACTGAAGTTGCAGCGGAATGGCATCACCAAGTTGATGGACGGGGCTTTCTTTGGACTTAACAACATGGAAGAGCT AGAGCTGGAGCACAACAACCTGACGGAGGTCAACAAAGGCTGGCTGTATGGTCTGCGCATGCTGCGTGTGCTGCGGGTTAGCCAGAACAGCATCAGCATCATTCGGCCAGATGCCTGGGAATTCTGCCAAAAGCTTGAAGAACT GGATCTGTCCGTCAACTACCTGACCCGACTGGAGGAGACAGCGTTTATTGGACTGGGTCTTCTGGAGAACCTGAACCTGGGAGAGAACTTAATCAGTCACCTTGGGGAGGGAGTTTTCAACAGCCTGGTACATCTGCGCTCACT GGACATAAGGAATAATGAGATCTCTTGGGCCATTGAGGATTCCATTGGTGTGTTTGTTGGAATGAAGAAGCTGAATACATT GACTCTCCAGCAAAATCATATCAAATCAATCACAAAGAATGCCTTTGAGGGTCTAGAGGAACTTGAGCACCT GGATCTCCGCCAGAATGGGATCATGTCCATCCACCCTGATTCTTTGTCTCACATGAAGCTGAAAGAGTT TGTCCTGAACTCCAGCAGCCTGCTGTGTGATTGCCAGCTGCAGTGGTTGGGGCCGTGGTTGACTAAGAACCACTTCCTGCAATCTGTTTCCGCTGTGTGTGCTCATCCTGCCAGCCTGCTGGGCCAGAAcgttctgtctgtcagtctggagGAACTTGTTTGCG ATGACTTTCCAAAGCCCCGGATCACTGAGCACCCCGAGACTATCACGGCCCTGCGGGGAACCAACATCACCCTGACCTGCCTGGCGTCCAGCAGCAGTGACTCCCCCATGATGACGGCCTGGAGGAAGGACGGGGAGGTGCTCTACAATGCAGAAGTGCAGAACTACGCCCGCTACCAGGACGGAGAGCTGGTTTACACCACAGTGCTGCATCTGCTCAACGTCAACTTCACAGACGAAGGACGCTATCAGTGTGTTGTCTCCAACCATTTTGGTGCCAACTACTCCAACAGGGCCAAGCTCACTGTCAATG AGCTACCTTCCTTCCTGAAGACGCCCATGGATCTGACCATCCGCACGGGCACTATGGCCAGGCTGGAGTGTGCCGCTGAGGGTCACCCCTCGCCCCAGATCGCTTGGCAGAAGGACGGAGGCACAGATTTCCCCGCCGCCCGGGAGAGAAGGATGCACGTCATGCCAGACGATGACATCTTCTTCATCGCCAATGTGAAGACGGAGGACATGGGCGTGTACAGCTGCACAGCCCTGAATGCTGCAGGAAGCCTGTCAGCCAACGCTACACTCACTGTGCTAG AAACCCCATCCTTCATGCGTCCCCTGGAGGATCGGATGGTGGCCCGCGGGGAGACGGCGGTCCTCCAGTGTATTGCGGGTGGCAGCCCCGCGCCGCGCCTCAACTGGACCAAAGACGACGGCCCCCTGGTCCTCACCGAACGCCACTTCTTTGCCGCCGCCAACCAGCTGCTCATCATCGTGGACGCGGGGCCGGCCGACGCGGGGAAGTACACGTGCATCATGTCCAACACGCTGGGCACGGAGCGCGGCCACATCTACCTCAGCGTTTCGCCCTCGGCCAACTGCGACGCAGCCGGCGGCTACGACCAGGACGGCTGGACCACGGTGGGCATCGTGGTGATTGTGGTGGTTTGCTGCGTGGTGGGCACCTCGCTGGTCTGGGTCATCGTCATCTACCACATGCGCCGGAAGAGTGAGGACTACAGCATCACCAACACAGACGACATGAACCTGCCTGCGGACATCCCCAGCTACCTGTCCTCACAGGGTACATTGTCTGAGCCCCAGGAGGGATACAGCAACTCTGAGGCTGGGAGCCACCAGCAGCTGATGCCACCATTGTCCAATGGCTACATCCACAAGGGCACTGACG gtgtgtgttatggTGACGCCGGGGGCGAGGTGGACAGTGAGGCCAATGGGATGCTACACTACCGCATGGGCTCTCTGTTTACAGGACGAAGCAGCTTCCATCCTGGAGAGGCCCGTGAGGGACTTGCTGGGTTGCCTATAG GCGGTGCAGGGCCGCTGGTCATCTGCTCCGACTGCTACGACAACGCTAATATCTACTCTCCAACACGCGAGTACTGTCCTTACGCCTTCCTGGCTGAGGATGACCCTCTGGACAAGAGTCTGTCTGGCATCATGGCCCAGCTCCCTAAGGACACCCAGCATGAGGACACAGCCCTGGAAAGCCTCATCAACAACCAGGACTCCTCTGTCTTCGTAACCAGCCATGACCTCACCAAGAGAATGAGTACAGCCCTAATCCCATCAGAAACACACTACGGCTCTG